The DNA window GATCTTCTAAATATCTAGAATCTAACATAATATGAGTATTTTGGTGGCAATCGTAAATTTATCATGTCTTTTTTCAGACGTATGCTAAAAAACTCACAGGAGCGAATTTTCCATAAAAATGAAATCAGAAAACTTTTTTTCTTTCCAGCGAATGGTGCGTTTTACGGCAAATTCAAAGAGTAGAGGATTATAGTAGTAAATCTCTTGTAGAATATTTTGTTCTTTCGATGTAATAAAACCAAATTCTACGAGTCGTCCCAATCGAATTACAATATTGACTGCGGGTAATGGATAATCACTTCCCTGGACAAGTCTGGAATGTAAGTCCTGTCTTGTGAGTAAAGTCTCTAAAACTTTTTTATCTCGGTTGAATTGAATAACAGCAGAGATGTCCGCGAATAGATTTGCTTTGTATTTGGGGTCATCCATGAGTCGCATGAATAAATCAAAATTATCTACTACTTTTTTATCTGGACTTTCCAAATCAATATTTGTTCCTAAACTACCACAATGCGCTACAATTATTTTAAGTCCAAGACTTAGCGGATAACGGAGAAGTAGAGGATTGCCATATTTTTGATCATCCTCTGCGTCTACCGCTTTTTCCTCGCCGGCATGGCTAAGTAAAATCATATTGTATTCGATCATTTTTCTGTAGAAAGATTCAATTCTGGAATCAGAAGGATTAATTCCTTGTGAATTAGGAATCCATTTTACGAGTCTAATACCAAGTTTGTTCCATTTTTCTAACTCTGAGAGA is part of the Leptospiraceae bacterium genome and encodes:
- a CDS encoding amidohydrolase family protein, whose amino-acid sequence is MKLILLLFFLSNFAHAESIFDKLGGASHHEPKDFYKTASAEAIELVKKSYEGLDVSLIRDYHTHIVGIEEAKNGAFIHPNMKSLFHLKEYIRFKIYSSALKIKNLNNADTEAVQRLTNIIRNINGHGKHYLLALDKYYNEDGTVNLGKTEFYVPNEYVYRLSKENPDIFIPTISIHPYRKDALSELEKWNKLGIRLVKWIPNSQGINPSDSRIESFYRKMIEYNMILLSHAGEEKAVDAEDDQKYGNPLLLRYPLSLGLKIIVAHCGSLGTNIDLESPDKKVVDNFDLFMRLMDDPKYKANLFADISAVIQFNRDKKVLETLLTRQDLHSRLVQGSDYPLPAVNIVIRLGRLVEFGFITSKEQNILQEIYYYNPLLFEFAVKRTIRWKEKKFSDFIFMENSLL